A window of Candidatus Saccharibacteria bacterium contains these coding sequences:
- a CDS encoding LssY C-terminal domain-containing protein translates to MLFTIFRALWRIAIFVIGAYIIYFAVFTALPYFDERLPLAVSLFLLYCLLAYGAIPALVRLFRVFIKPNHIPMYSTTSDGWPSDPVNIAVVAHSRKHFVEAMTRAGWYVADKATLRNMLREGLAITFRLSYPTAPFSKLYLFGRPHDIGFQIPSNDELSPYSRHHVRFWRLELPESKAHHTHHTHYHYWVEKLKHLFGREREVWIGAAIEDLHAYGIRWRNGQITHRNNKDTDSERDLIIKTLEDAGLLRDLTIVQAGEPFQVRGQQFDNKFISDGTIRVLELRGPVATKLTPGRRSPR, encoded by the coding sequence ATGCTGTTTACGATTTTTCGGGCATTATGGCGGATAGCGATCTTCGTGATCGGTGCTTACATCATTTACTTTGCCGTCTTCACTGCCCTTCCTTATTTTGACGAACGACTGCCACTCGCGGTCTCTTTGTTTTTGTTGTACTGTCTACTGGCGTACGGTGCGATTCCAGCTTTGGTGCGGCTGTTCAGGGTATTCATCAAGCCCAACCATATTCCGATGTACTCGACAACGAGTGACGGCTGGCCGTCGGACCCGGTCAACATCGCCGTTGTGGCACATAGCCGCAAGCATTTTGTCGAGGCCATGACCCGGGCCGGCTGGTACGTGGCCGACAAGGCGACCCTGCGCAACATGCTGCGCGAGGGGCTGGCCATCACCTTCCGTCTATCCTATCCGACGGCGCCGTTTTCCAAGCTGTATCTGTTCGGGCGGCCGCATGATATCGGTTTTCAGATTCCCAGCAACGACGAGCTCAGCCCCTACTCGCGGCACCATGTGCGCTTCTGGCGGCTGGAACTGCCCGAAAGCAAGGCCCACCACACGCATCATACGCATTACCACTACTGGGTCGAGAAGCTGAAGCACCTGTTCGGACGGGAGCGTGAAGTCTGGATCGGCGCGGCCATAGAGGATCTGCATGCCTATGGTATCCGCTGGCGCAACGGCCAGATCACCCACCGCAACAATAAGGACACCGACAGTGAACGCGACCTGATCATCAAGACACTGGAAGACGCCGGACTGCTGCGCGACCTGACCATCGTCCAGGCCGGCGAGCCGTTCCAGGTGCGCGGGCAGCAGTTTGACAACAAGTTCATCAGCGACGGCACCATCCGGGTACTGGAACTGCGCGGACCGGTCGCGACAAAGCTGACACCGGGCAGGCGCAGCCCGCGATAA
- a CDS encoding glycoside hydrolase family 1 protein, protein MSKTKKSPSAPFLWGASSSAHQIEGGTFNQWTVWEKNNAAVLAEQAKYLGRQYPDFKRLRPYITKPENYISGRLADHYNRYEADFDILEQLGLNAFRFSIEWSRIQPASEHDWEDEAVDHYRRYLQSLKKRGITPVVTLWHFTHPVWFEAKGAFEQRRNIRYFVRYVQRLMQELGEDIEYVVPINEPDTYALESYARVEWPAPHPTRLNGLKVYWNLLAAHRQVYRLLKQQRGQHYQVGFNKGYAYYYTADGAWNSRLAAWGAYLLADDLVMALLRRQYDYVAVNYYFAVRLRGFRVNNPPNEPLSDMGWGMQPQYLAPVLVRLYRRCKKPILVTETGVADVDDKYRKWWITENLKALSAARKQGVKLIGYMHWALLDNFEWAHGRWPCFGLVAVNYATLKRTIRPSAKWYAAAIAYFRHRHP, encoded by the coding sequence ATGTCCAAAACAAAAAAATCCCCCTCCGCACCATTCCTCTGGGGCGCCAGCAGTTCGGCGCACCAGATTGAAGGCGGCACTTTCAACCAGTGGACCGTCTGGGAGAAGAACAACGCGGCCGTCCTGGCCGAGCAGGCCAAATACCTCGGCCGCCAGTACCCCGATTTCAAGCGCCTCCGCCCCTATATCACTAAGCCCGAGAACTACATTTCCGGCCGGCTGGCCGACCACTACAACCGCTACGAAGCCGATTTTGATATCCTGGAGCAACTCGGCCTCAACGCCTTCCGCTTCAGCATCGAATGGTCCCGCATCCAGCCCGCCAGCGAGCACGACTGGGAAGACGAGGCTGTTGATCATTACCGCCGGTATCTGCAGTCCTTGAAAAAGCGCGGCATCACGCCGGTCGTCACGCTCTGGCATTTCACGCACCCGGTCTGGTTCGAGGCCAAGGGCGCCTTTGAACAGCGGCGCAACATCCGTTACTTCGTGCGCTATGTGCAGCGGCTGATGCAGGAGCTGGGCGAGGATATCGAATACGTCGTGCCCATCAACGAGCCCGACACCTACGCCCTGGAAAGCTACGCCCGCGTCGAGTGGCCGGCGCCACACCCGACGCGCCTCAACGGGCTCAAGGTGTACTGGAACCTGCTGGCAGCCCACCGCCAGGTCTACCGGCTGCTCAAACAGCAGCGCGGCCAGCACTATCAAGTGGGCTTCAATAAAGGCTACGCCTACTATTACACTGCCGATGGTGCCTGGAATAGCCGCCTGGCCGCTTGGGGCGCCTACCTGCTGGCCGATGACCTGGTCATGGCCCTGCTGCGCCGCCAGTACGATTACGTGGCCGTCAACTATTACTTCGCCGTCCGCCTGCGCGGCTTCCGCGTCAACAATCCGCCGAACGAACCGCTGAGCGACATGGGGTGGGGGATGCAGCCGCAATATCTGGCGCCGGTGCTGGTGCGCCTCTATCGCCGCTGCAAAAAGCCCATCCTGGTCACCGAGACCGGTGTCGCTGATGTCGATGACAAATACCGCAAATGGTGGATTACCGAGAACCTCAAGGCCCTCTCTGCCGCCCGGAAGCAGGGCGTCAAGCTTATCGGCTATATGCACTGGGCACTGCTGGATAATTTTGAGTGGGCCCATGGCCGCTGGCCCTGCTTTGGCCTGGTGGCGGTCAACTATGCCACGCTCAAGCGGACGATACGGCCGAGTGCCAAGTGGTATGCTGCCGCGATTGCTTACTTCCGCCACCGCCACCCCTGA
- a CDS encoding MBL fold metallo-hydrolase, with amino-acid sequence MKITRYPQSCLLLSHEGRQIVIDPGSDFLATRQHTELDMVEAVLYTHKHSDHVDPEIADYLGSKGAQLIGNRETAEMLGDRELRIVEDGESFEVAGFAVVARELPHCLLPDGSAGPQNTGYIINGTFFHPGDGIELAGLEVESMALPIQGPDISMKDAFRFAKSLKVKQAIPIHYDKMGADPAVFAAFAKRFEMPFTLHVLADGESLEL; translated from the coding sequence ATGAAGATTACCCGTTATCCGCAAAGTTGTTTGCTGTTATCCCACGAGGGCAGGCAGATAGTCATCGATCCGGGTTCGGATTTCTTGGCTACGCGCCAGCATACCGAGCTCGACATGGTTGAAGCCGTACTCTATACCCACAAGCATTCAGATCATGTCGACCCGGAGATCGCCGACTACCTGGGGAGCAAAGGGGCGCAGCTCATCGGCAACCGTGAAACTGCCGAGATGCTGGGCGATCGTGAGCTCCGCATCGTCGAAGATGGCGAATCGTTCGAGGTTGCCGGCTTTGCCGTCGTGGCACGTGAACTGCCACACTGTCTCTTGCCGGACGGCAGTGCAGGTCCGCAGAACACAGGCTATATCATCAATGGCACATTCTTTCATCCGGGAGACGGCATCGAACTGGCCGGTCTTGAGGTAGAGTCAATGGCGCTTCCTATTCAGGGGCCGGATATTAGCATGAAGGATGCCTTCCGATTTGCCAAAAGCCTGAAGGTCAAGCAGGCGATTCCTATCCACTACGACAAGATGGGTGCCGACCCAGCAGTGTTTGCCGCATTTGCCAAGCGATTTGAGATGCCTTTCACCCTGCATGTCCTCGCCGACGGCGAAAGCCTCGAACTGTAA
- the radC gene encoding DNA repair protein RadC yields MKQRRLSDLALCDRPREKLVRKGAAHLSDFELLETVIGNGNGGSDVSYIARQIQKLLDGGIDVLTVEQLTAVKGVSVATASRLLAAMELTRRHVLRREEPLRTQRDILARLDDIRHKQQEYCVCLSLDGGQRLLAQRTITIGTLDAVLAHPREVFADPIVDRAASIIVAHNHPSGHAAPSPKDITLTQQLAAAGQMLGIPLRDHVIVTRSGHYSFRQHHLL; encoded by the coding sequence ATGAAACAACGCCGCCTCAGTGACCTGGCCCTGTGTGACCGGCCCCGCGAAAAGCTGGTCCGGAAAGGTGCGGCGCACCTGTCTGACTTCGAATTGCTGGAAACGGTCATCGGCAACGGCAATGGCGGCAGCGACGTCAGCTACATCGCCCGGCAGATCCAGAAGCTGCTCGACGGCGGCATTGATGTCCTGACGGTCGAACAGCTAACCGCCGTCAAAGGCGTCAGCGTGGCCACCGCCAGCCGCCTGCTGGCTGCCATGGAGCTGACCCGGCGGCACGTGCTGCGCCGCGAGGAGCCGCTGCGGACCCAGCGCGATATCCTGGCGCGGTTGGATGATATCCGCCATAAGCAACAGGAGTACTGTGTCTGCCTGTCGCTCGACGGCGGGCAGCGGCTCCTGGCGCAGCGCACCATCACCATCGGCACGCTGGATGCGGTATTGGCCCACCCGCGTGAGGTCTTTGCCGATCCTATCGTCGACCGGGCGGCCAGCATCATCGTGGCTCACAACCATCCGTCGGGCCACGCCGCGCCCAGCCCCAAGGACATCACGCTGACCCAGCAGCTGGCGGCAGCCGGGCAGATGTTGGGCATTCCGCTGCGCGACCATGTCATCGTGACCAGAAGCGGCCACTACAGCTTCCGGCAGCATCACCTTCTCTAG